Below is a window of Pecten maximus unplaced genomic scaffold, xPecMax1.1, whole genome shotgun sequence DNA.
tgtTTATCAGTAAATTATCACTATCCTTCACTATTCCTTTCAGACAAGGCTAAGAAAAAGAAATCCATTCCAAAAAACAAGATTTCGTCCTCGAAAATTACCAAAGGATTTGGTTACTCTTTACCGCCCATAGCAAATGTGCATACAACTATACCTTCGAAGGAGACGGGCGAGAATCCAAAGTTATTAAAATCGACGGAAGAATGCAAACCAATAAACCTGCCGAGCTTGAGAACTAGCCGAAACAGGAAACGATTaccaaagggaaataactcgtctACACGTAACGTTTTGTATGAAGTCCCGCCACCCCGGCTGCGGACTGACAGTCTTCCATCTCTTCGAATCAAAGCTTTGGTTGTTCGGTAGAAACTTCAAAGATGGAGTAAAGACATTTGACTATTGTTGATAAGATACGAGTCTCTGATtctaatgggttttttttttttaattattctgGAAAATGAACACCCATACATAATAAATGCTGAACACAATTATGATCTATGTAAtgagtttttgttttattttctgcaTTGTCTGCTTGCGATAGGACTTCGAATTCGACCTGTTCGTGGCACATTTTTGTCAGCGCTCTGACGAGTTGCTTTCTCAAGTGAATTTCGTGAAATTTGTACATGAAGCTACAACGAACGGCAACACCTCGCGTGAGTTCGAGTTTCAAGACACGTGCCCCAGTATTTACAGAGTTATTGACATCAGTTTATTTCACTC
It encodes the following:
- the LOC117319379 gene encoding uncharacterized protein LOC117319379, which encodes MITPKDQQLFPDPGFFRGIHLKKTIKDKCRIFGETTMYYGNAGSVQVLSPIPGSPSPDTEPMIDRMRADCPERSSLVRSDHKDKAKKKKSIPKNKISSSKITKGFGYSLPPIANVHTTIPSKETGENPKLLKSTEECKPINLPSLRTSRNRKRLPKGNNSSTRNVLYEVPPPRLRTDSLPSLRIKALVVR